The Vigna unguiculata cultivar IT97K-499-35 chromosome 6, ASM411807v1, whole genome shotgun sequence genome contains a region encoding:
- the LOC114187338 gene encoding basic endochitinase-like codes for MGNKTQKVPILFLLNFLALVFRTNAGGDTVIYWGQNETEGSLTETCNSGLYNIVNIAFLARFGGGRKPEINLAGHCDPASNGCKFLSTDIKNCQKRGIKVILSIGGGEPGYSLSSAGDATNVADFIWNNFLGGESRRRPLGDAVLDGVDFDIEVGGGEAFYAVLARRLSRHSRGGGRKVYLTAAPQCPFPDEHQNGALSTGLFDFVWVQFYNNDCQFDSGDPSKFQNSWKQWVSSIKARKIYLGLPASPSAAGSGFVPTQTVIREVLPFVKRSRKYGGVMLWDRSADKQTGFSRTIKGSV; via the coding sequence ATGGGcaataaaacacaaaaagttCCAATTCTCTTTCTCTTGAATTTTCTTGCATTGGTTTTCAGAACCAATGCAGGAGGAGACACAGTGATTTACTGGGGCCAGAACGAGACAGAGGGTTCATTAACCGAAACATGCAACTCTGGACTGTACAACATTGTGAACATAGCGTTTCTTGCAAGATTTGGCGGCGGGCGTAAACCCGAAATCAACCTTGCAGGTCACTGCGACCCTGCATCAAACGGTTGTAAATTTTTGAGCACAGACATAAAGAATTGCCAGAAGAGAGGCATCAAGGTGATCCTCTCAATCGGGGGTGGTGAGCCAGGGTACTCCTTGTCATCCGCCGGAGATGCTACAAACGTGGCAGATTTCATATGGAACAACTTCTTGGGAGGGGAATCCAGGAGAAGACCACTGGGTGATGCAGTGTTGGATGGTGTAGATTTCGACATTGAAGTTGGTGGTGGTGAAGCCTTCTACGCGGTGCTTGCAAGGAGACTCTCTCGGCACAGCAGAGGAGGGGGAAGAAAAGTGTACCTAACAGCAGCACCACAGTGTCCCTTCCCTGATGAACACCAGAATGGAGCACTGTCAACAGGGCTATTTGACTTTGTTTGGGTTCAGTTTTACAACAACGATTGTCAGTTTGACTCCGGTGACCCCAGCAAGTTCCAGAATTCGTGGAAGCAGTGGGTGTCGTCCATTAAGGCTAGGAAAATTTATTTGGGTCTTCCTGCATCTCCATCAGCAGCTGGTAGCGGCTTTGTGCCGACACAAACTGTGATAAGGGAAGTGTTGCCTTTTGTCAAAAGATCGCGCAAGTATGGTGGAGTAATGCTTTGGGATCGCTCCGCTGATAAGCAAACCGGATTTTCCAGAACCATCAAGGGCAGTGTTTGA